One part of the Cyclobacteriaceae bacterium genome encodes these proteins:
- a CDS encoding SdpA family antimicrobial peptide system protein, which translates to MPYNSLRSQFYNKDHLFVRRIFPEGFSFFTRDPREPQVILYTKNAITEVIERSNSINYYFGFSRYGRALSIELSSIWETVRNQKWYDCYTCTQNCFNDEILPHYSIQNSTPSPFICGEYYLKITEPIPWAWAKSFKSSNRSMPCKMISISIKCN; encoded by the coding sequence ATGCCATACAACAGTTTGAGGTCGCAGTTTTATAATAAAGATCATTTATTTGTCAGGAGAATATTTCCCGAAGGTTTTTCGTTTTTTACTCGTGACCCTAGAGAACCTCAAGTGATTCTTTACACAAAGAATGCAATCACCGAGGTTATAGAAAGGAGTAATTCCATAAATTATTACTTCGGCTTTAGCAGATATGGCAGAGCACTCAGCATCGAGTTAAGTTCTATTTGGGAAACGGTGCGCAATCAGAAATGGTATGATTGCTACACCTGTACCCAAAATTGTTTTAACGATGAAATACTTCCGCACTATTCAATTCAAAACTCAACACCTTCACCATTTATTTGTGGGGAGTATTATTTAAAAATAACTGAACCTATCCCATGGGCATGGGCGAAATCTTTCAAAAGCAGTAACAGATCAATGCCTTGTAAAATGATCAGTATATCGATAAAGTGTAATTAA
- a CDS encoding helix-turn-helix transcriptional regulator: MKNEADFQKQLERIGRQLAELRKEKGYTSHETFAYDHDLSRVQYWRIEKGRTNLTLKGLMRLLRIHGLTLKEFFTNLP; the protein is encoded by the coding sequence GTGAAAAACGAGGCGGACTTCCAAAAACAACTCGAGCGCATTGGCCGGCAGCTTGCCGAACTGCGCAAGGAAAAAGGCTATACCAGCCATGAAACCTTTGCCTACGACCACGATTTATCTCGTGTGCAGTACTGGCGCATTGAAAAAGGAAGAACAAACCTAACATTGAAAGGCCTTATGCGTCTGTTGAGAATTCACGGTTTAACCCTGAAAGAGTTTTTCACAAATCTACCGTAA
- a CDS encoding M20/M25/M40 family metallo-hydrolase, with the protein MKNFSTLFTLCLLTFTLKAQQFNESTIRKHIKILASDSLQGRGTGTEGERMAAAYIESEFKKLKLKPTGKSKNYLQTFEFKSGAHGEGAPGTAHNIVAYLNNKAANTIIIGAHYDHLGIGEFGNSLEANPAGKIHNGADDNASGVAGVLELARYFSTNKVKEKNNFLFLCFSGEELGLYGSKYFTENPTINLAQVNYMINMDMIGRLDPQTKTVVVNGTGTSPVWEPLLKKLETETLKIKTDSSGIGPSDHTSFYLKNIPVLHFFTGAHGDYHKPTDDWDKINYAGQVSVLNLIAEVINSLDKEPKLTFLTTKAKPMASRSAFKVTLGVMPSYTSDGDGVKVDGVTEGRPGQKAGILTGDIIIQMGDLTIKDIQDYMGALGKFDKGQTIPVKVKRGGEVLTFLVVF; encoded by the coding sequence ATGAAAAATTTTTCAACATTATTTACACTTTGCTTGCTGACTTTTACGCTTAAGGCACAACAGTTTAATGAGTCAACCATTCGTAAGCATATTAAGATACTCGCCAGCGATTCGTTGCAAGGCAGAGGAACGGGCACCGAAGGTGAGCGCATGGCTGCAGCCTACATTGAGAGTGAATTCAAAAAATTGAAACTAAAGCCAACAGGTAAATCCAAAAACTATTTGCAGACTTTTGAATTTAAAAGCGGAGCACACGGTGAAGGCGCACCGGGCACCGCGCACAACATTGTAGCCTATCTCAATAACAAAGCTGCCAACACTATTATTATTGGTGCCCACTACGATCACCTGGGTATTGGCGAATTCGGTAATTCTTTGGAAGCTAATCCGGCTGGGAAAATTCACAATGGCGCAGATGACAATGCTTCCGGTGTTGCTGGCGTTTTGGAACTAGCCCGATACTTCAGCACCAATAAGGTGAAGGAAAAAAATAATTTCCTGTTTCTGTGCTTTTCAGGTGAAGAGCTTGGACTTTACGGATCAAAGTATTTCACAGAAAACCCCACCATTAACCTGGCGCAGGTCAATTACATGATTAACATGGATATGATTGGCCGGTTAGATCCGCAAACCAAAACGGTGGTTGTAAACGGTACAGGAACCAGTCCGGTGTGGGAACCTTTGTTGAAGAAACTGGAAACAGAAACCCTGAAAATAAAAACCGACTCATCAGGTATTGGTCCCTCCGATCACACTTCATTTTATTTAAAGAATATTCCCGTACTTCATTTCTTTACTGGTGCCCATGGTGATTACCACAAGCCCACAGACGACTGGGATAAAATAAACTACGCGGGCCAGGTGAGTGTACTTAACCTGATTGCGGAAGTGATTAATAGTTTAGACAAGGAACCTAAACTCACTTTCCTCACCACCAAGGCCAAGCCTATGGCGAGCCGTTCAGCATTTAAGGTTACACTTGGCGTAATGCCCAGTTATACAAGTGATGGTGATGGCGTAAAAGTTGACGGTGTTACCGAAGGGCGCCCCGGACAAAAAGCCGGCATACTAACCGGTGATATTATTATTCAGATGGGCGACCTTACTATTAAAGACATTCAAGATTATATGGGTGCATTGGGCAAGTTTGATAAGGGACAGACAATACCGGTGAAAGTAAAACGGGGCGGGGAGGTACTCACTTTTTTGGTGGTATTTTGA
- a CDS encoding AraC family transcriptional regulator codes for MAYRVDLFAVFIFLGLVQAVFLALFFFSKENRARQFNVMYGLLLIAIVACLLEIFLMYTGYIIHVLHLVDFSEPFALAIGPLLFLFVVALAKGQVSKQSMVLNLIFPVVYALFMIPFLLSSVDVKYNAWVASYHPGLPFREVAQQFDPWMFILTQWHTELVLISLFFYLALCGGIISRSFREKKESFFRPESATLKTLRNGVLQMTAFAILIVVVKLLNVDDTGDHLFAAFGSLIIYSTSFSVMKGSGFFKQPALNEQLRYKSSSLTADQQEVLLTRLKKIMTDEKPFLKSDFSQPDLAKACGISVHQVSQVINEGLGKNFFEWVAGYRVEEAKKLLIDKPNIKVEEIAEQVGYNSKSSFNTVFKKITGNTPSEYRAMNTK; via the coding sequence ATGGCTTACCGGGTTGATTTATTTGCCGTGTTTATTTTTCTGGGTTTGGTACAAGCGGTTTTCCTCGCCTTGTTTTTCTTCTCAAAAGAGAACAGAGCCCGGCAGTTCAACGTCATGTATGGTTTGCTGTTAATCGCCATTGTCGCTTGTTTATTGGAGATTTTTTTAATGTACACGGGGTACATCATTCATGTACTGCACCTGGTAGATTTCTCTGAACCTTTTGCGCTGGCAATCGGGCCACTTCTTTTTTTGTTTGTGGTTGCCCTGGCAAAAGGGCAGGTAAGCAAGCAATCCATGGTACTGAATCTCATCTTTCCGGTTGTCTACGCCCTGTTCATGATACCGTTTCTTCTTTCATCGGTTGATGTAAAGTATAATGCTTGGGTGGCTTCCTACCATCCCGGCTTACCGTTTCGTGAAGTCGCCCAACAGTTTGATCCCTGGATGTTCATCCTCACCCAATGGCATACTGAGCTGGTATTGATTAGCTTGTTTTTTTACCTGGCATTATGCGGAGGTATAATTTCGAGATCATTCCGTGAGAAAAAAGAATCCTTCTTTAGGCCTGAATCGGCTACATTAAAAACACTTCGGAATGGCGTGCTGCAAATGACAGCTTTTGCCATACTTATAGTAGTTGTGAAGTTGCTCAATGTAGATGATACTGGCGATCACTTATTTGCTGCCTTTGGCTCGCTCATTATTTACTCCACAAGCTTTTCGGTAATGAAAGGATCAGGGTTTTTTAAGCAGCCCGCGCTGAATGAACAACTGAGGTACAAGAGTTCCTCACTTACAGCAGACCAGCAGGAAGTGTTATTGACAAGGCTTAAAAAAATTATGACGGATGAGAAGCCCTTTTTGAAATCGGATTTTTCACAACCCGACCTCGCCAAGGCCTGTGGAATATCGGTGCACCAGGTATCACAGGTTATTAATGAAGGGTTAGGAAAAAACTTTTTTGAATGGGTGGCTGGGTACAGGGTAGAAGAGGCTAAAAAATTGTTAATCGATAAGCCCAACATAAAGGTTGAAGAAATTGCCGAACAGGTTGGCTACAACTCGAAGTCTTCTTTTAATACGGTGTTTAAGAAGATTACGGGTAATACACCATCGGAATACCGGGCCATGAATACAAAATGA
- a CDS encoding NAD(P)-dependent alcohol dehydrogenase, which yields MIATNAYAAFNSKSPLAPYSFERREPRPGDVHVEILFCGVCHSDLHQVRDEWGGSMYPMVPGHEIVGRVVSVGSAVTRFKAGDLAAVGVIVDSCRSCNNCKNHLEQYCEEGPTGTYNAYERDGKTLAQGGYSTHIVTDERFVYRISDKLSLAGVAPLLCAGITTYSPLRFAGVTSGMRVAVIGLGGLGHMGLKFAHAFGAEVTLVSSSPGKEADARRLGAHNFILSTDKDQMKKFSSYFDVVLNTVSANHDYAPYLKLLGMNGRMMVVGLPAEEPRVDPFDLLKNRRSVTGSMIGGTTETQEMLDFCAEKNIVADVEVIPIQQINEAFDRMLKSDVRYRFVIDMSSLKN from the coding sequence ATGATAGCGACAAATGCTTATGCAGCCTTTAATTCAAAGAGTCCTCTTGCCCCATATTCCTTCGAGCGAAGAGAACCTCGCCCAGGTGATGTACATGTAGAAATTCTCTTCTGTGGTGTTTGTCACAGCGACCTGCACCAGGTGCGCGATGAGTGGGGAGGATCGATGTATCCTATGGTGCCCGGTCATGAAATTGTTGGTCGCGTGGTGAGTGTAGGTTCAGCGGTTACGCGTTTCAAGGCAGGCGACCTTGCTGCCGTTGGTGTAATTGTGGATTCATGCAGAAGTTGTAATAATTGCAAAAATCATCTTGAACAGTATTGCGAAGAAGGCCCTACGGGAACATACAACGCCTACGAACGTGACGGCAAAACGCTGGCTCAGGGAGGATATTCCACGCACATTGTAACGGATGAACGTTTTGTCTACCGCATTTCGGATAAACTTAGTCTGGCCGGTGTGGCTCCGCTGTTGTGTGCAGGTATTACCACATACTCACCGCTCCGGTTTGCCGGTGTTACATCAGGTATGCGTGTTGCTGTTATCGGGTTAGGTGGGCTTGGGCACATGGGACTGAAGTTTGCCCATGCTTTTGGTGCGGAAGTGACTTTGGTAAGCTCATCGCCAGGGAAAGAGGCTGATGCCAGGCGATTAGGTGCGCACAATTTTATCCTGTCGACCGACAAAGATCAAATGAAGAAGTTTAGTAGTTACTTTGACGTGGTATTGAATACCGTGTCCGCTAACCATGATTATGCCCCTTACCTGAAGTTGTTGGGCATGAATGGCCGCATGATGGTGGTGGGGCTTCCGGCTGAAGAGCCACGCGTAGATCCATTTGATCTGTTAAAAAACAGAAGAAGCGTTACCGGCTCAATGATTGGCGGAACAACTGAAACTCAAGAGATGCTGGATTTTTGTGCTGAAAAAAATATTGTAGCCGATGTTGAGGTGATTCCAATTCAACAAATCAATGAGGCATTTGATCGGATGTTAAAAAGTGATGTGCGCTACCGGTTTGTAATTGATATGTCATCTCTAAAAAATTAA
- a CDS encoding aminopeptidase P family protein, with product MKRYLILLLLFASFSLLAQNPNMPTDFLSKEWHKERRQKLREKLPSNSVAVFFGNAVRNRSNDVDYVYHQDPDFYYLTGYREPNTVLLIFKDKQKGTGDALYDEIVFVQPKNAMREMWTGRRLGNLGTKEQLGFEQAFNNTDFKDYNIDFSSFDQILFLDFHNDVRDDARDKGDLYDLIEQFKVKVNYPRKDALSVQREQPPNNLNTRALIGIMNDLRGIKTKEEIELLRKAVMISCIGQVEVMKAMKPGMSEREVQGIHEYVFKKYQAEDLGYPSIVGGGHNGCILHYIDNYKPSLTNKELILMDLGAEYHGYTADITRTIPVSGKFSPEQKQIYDLVLAAQEEAMKICKPGTPFSDLYAATAKVINKGLKELNIIENETDRHLYYPHGCCHHIGLDVHDRGNYDVLQENMAITIEPGIYIQENTTKDPKWWGIAVRIEDDYLITKNGCEHLSSYAPRTTEAIEAMMKQPSPLDKFVLPELDKVVPKKN from the coding sequence ATGAAACGATACCTCATACTGCTCCTGCTTTTTGCCAGCTTTTCATTGCTCGCCCAAAACCCCAACATGCCCACCGATTTCCTGAGCAAGGAGTGGCACAAGGAGCGCAGGCAAAAACTTCGTGAGAAGTTACCGTCCAATTCAGTTGCTGTATTTTTTGGGAATGCGGTGCGCAACCGCAGTAACGATGTGGATTATGTGTATCATCAAGACCCGGATTTCTATTACCTCACCGGCTACCGCGAACCCAATACTGTATTGTTGATTTTTAAAGATAAACAAAAGGGCACCGGTGATGCGCTGTATGATGAGATTGTATTTGTACAACCTAAAAATGCCATGAGGGAAATGTGGACCGGGCGCAGGCTGGGTAACCTCGGCACGAAAGAGCAACTTGGCTTTGAACAGGCCTTCAACAATACTGATTTTAAAGACTACAACATCGACTTCTCATCCTTTGATCAAATTCTGTTTCTTGACTTTCATAACGATGTTCGGGATGATGCCCGCGATAAAGGCGACCTTTATGATTTGATCGAACAATTTAAAGTAAAGGTAAACTACCCACGCAAAGATGCGTTGAGCGTTCAACGCGAACAACCCCCAAACAACCTGAACACACGTGCACTCATCGGCATCATGAATGATTTACGCGGTATTAAAACAAAAGAAGAAATTGAATTGCTGCGCAAAGCCGTAATGATTTCCTGCATCGGGCAGGTGGAAGTAATGAAGGCCATGAAGCCCGGTATGAGCGAACGCGAAGTACAAGGCATACATGAATATGTGTTTAAAAAATACCAAGCCGAAGACCTCGGCTATCCTTCTATTGTGGGCGGAGGACATAACGGCTGCATTCTGCACTACATCGACAACTACAAACCCTCGCTTACCAATAAAGAATTAATTCTGATGGACCTTGGTGCCGAATACCACGGATACACAGCCGACATTACCCGCACCATACCCGTAAGCGGCAAATTTTCACCGGAACAAAAACAGATTTATGACCTGGTGCTGGCCGCGCAGGAAGAAGCCATGAAGATTTGTAAACCCGGCACACCCTTCAGCGACTTGTATGCAGCCACGGCTAAAGTGATCAACAAAGGGTTGAAAGAACTAAACATTATTGAAAACGAAACTGACCGGCATTTATACTACCCGCACGGCTGTTGCCACCACATTGGGTTGGATGTACACGACCGCGGCAATTACGATGTGCTTCAGGAAAATATGGCCATCACCATTGAACCGGGTATTTACATTCAGGAAAACACTACCAAAGACCCGAAGTGGTGGGGCATTGCCGTGCGCATTGAAGATGATTACTTGATTACGAAAAACGGCTGCGAACATTTGTCATCGTATGCACCGCGCACCACTGAAGCTATAGAGGCCATGATGAAGCAACCCAGCCCGCTGGATAAATTTGTGTTACCAGAATTAGATAAGGTTGTACCTAAGAAAAATTAA